A window from Staphylococcus succinus encodes these proteins:
- a CDS encoding aromatic acid exporter family protein has protein sequence MKRLNPYRIGFRTIKTAIGMALGIIIAKLIGLDNFASSAILVVLCIKHTKVHSVQAIVSRFVSCLMILAIGSLIFNLLGQHAIVLGLIVLLFIPLTVVFNVQEGVVTSCVILLHVFNAKTIDMHLIFNEILLLVIGLGIAFLMNLIMPSLDSTLKQYKQQIEDQFTSIFETYSKTCQNPSQTLDISFENLKFTISKAKSIAFRDVKNHFVRNENSYYHYFDMREEQLELLRRMALMIQNIETKDCLLSKLSALFAEVASNVNSNDYTVLRLHSLYEIRLEMNELELPNSHASFRTRASLIQLINELEEYLVIKSQFGSLVLHNDAKATYL, from the coding sequence ATGAAGCGTTTAAATCCATATCGAATCGGATTTAGAACGATCAAGACAGCAATCGGTATGGCACTAGGAATTATTATTGCTAAGTTAATAGGACTCGATAATTTTGCTTCTAGTGCAATACTAGTTGTGCTTTGTATCAAACATACAAAAGTGCATTCTGTCCAAGCGATTGTGTCTCGTTTTGTATCTTGCCTGATGATACTCGCTATCGGTTCATTAATTTTTAATTTATTAGGGCAACATGCGATTGTTTTAGGGCTAATTGTATTACTATTTATCCCACTTACAGTCGTTTTTAATGTTCAAGAAGGTGTAGTCACTAGTTGTGTCATTTTACTACATGTCTTTAACGCTAAAACCATAGATATGCACTTGATTTTTAATGAAATTCTATTATTGGTTATAGGTTTAGGGATTGCATTTTTAATGAATTTAATTATGCCAAGCTTAGATAGCACCTTAAAACAATATAAACAACAAATTGAAGATCAATTTACATCTATTTTTGAAACATATAGCAAAACTTGTCAAAATCCAAGTCAAACTTTAGATATATCTTTTGAAAATTTAAAATTTACAATTAGTAAAGCGAAATCTATAGCATTTAGAGATGTTAAAAATCACTTTGTTCGCAATGAAAATTCTTATTATCATTATTTTGATATGAGAGAAGAGCAGTTAGAATTATTACGCAGAATGGCTTTAATGATTCAAAATATAGAAACGAAGGATTGCTTATTATCCAAACTATCTGCTTTGTTTGCGGAAGTTGCAAGTAATGTGAATAGTAATGATTATACTGTCTTAAGGTTACATTCATTATATGAAATACGATTGGAAATGAATGAACTTGAATTACCAAACTCTCATGCATCGTTTAGGACTCGTGCTAGCTTAATACAGCTTATTAACGAACTTGAAGAGTACTTAGTGATAAAATCACAATTTGGTTCACTGGTTCTGCATAATGACGCTAAAGCAACCTACTTATAA
- the prli42 gene encoding stressosome-associated protein Prli42 — MSNNKVLRVIIVVMLIAVILALVLTSVVPLVN, encoded by the coding sequence TTGAGTAATAACAAAGTGTTGAGAGTTATTATCGTAGTGATGTTAATAGCTGTTATACTTGCCTTAGTTTTAACAAGTGTAGTTCCATTGGTAAACTAA
- a CDS encoding M20/M25/M40 family metallo-hydrolase, which yields MINKQRLLDTFLELVQINSESGNETEIQKVLKAKFAALGLDVVEDQAGENEGLGANNLICTLKSNINDPYINKIYFTSHMDTVVPGIDIKPIIKEDGYIYSDGTTVLGADDKAGLASILEMVQTLIEQGIPHGQIQFVITVAEEIGLEGAKHLNQSLLDADFGYAVDASMPVGTTVIGAPTQMKIDATIYGKKAHASMPDKGVSAINIASKAVSEMKLGKIDEYTTANIGRFEGGSATNIVADKVTLNAEARSHSDESIQEQVEHMKAVFEKVANKYGGSAEVQITKSYPGFTVSDTETVTNIAKASAVSLGLNPKTTVGGGGSDGNIINGLGIPTVILGVGYEHIHTTNERMPIESLNLLAEQLLKIVEIITKKSEN from the coding sequence ATGATAAATAAACAACGACTATTAGATACATTTTTAGAATTAGTTCAAATTAATTCTGAAAGTGGTAATGAAACTGAAATACAAAAAGTACTTAAAGCAAAATTCGCAGCATTAGGATTAGATGTCGTAGAAGATCAAGCAGGAGAAAATGAAGGGTTGGGTGCTAATAATTTAATTTGCACTTTAAAATCTAATATTAATGATCCATACATAAATAAAATATATTTTACTAGCCATATGGATACAGTTGTACCAGGTATTGATATCAAACCTATAATAAAAGAAGATGGTTACATTTATTCTGACGGTACAACGGTATTAGGTGCAGATGATAAAGCAGGTTTAGCGTCTATATTAGAGATGGTTCAAACACTTATTGAACAGGGGATTCCACACGGGCAAATTCAATTTGTTATTACTGTGGCTGAAGAAATAGGATTAGAGGGCGCTAAGCATTTAAATCAATCATTATTAGATGCTGATTTTGGATACGCAGTTGATGCCAGCATGCCCGTTGGCACTACTGTAATTGGAGCACCGACACAGATGAAGATTGATGCAACCATTTATGGTAAAAAAGCACATGCTAGTATGCCAGATAAAGGTGTGAGTGCGATTAATATTGCATCTAAAGCAGTAAGTGAAATGAAATTAGGTAAAATTGATGAATATACAACGGCCAATATTGGGCGCTTTGAAGGTGGATCAGCTACAAATATTGTAGCTGATAAAGTTACCCTTAATGCTGAAGCTCGTTCACATTCGGACGAAAGTATACAAGAACAAGTCGAACATATGAAAGCTGTATTTGAAAAAGTAGCAAATAAATATGGCGGCTCCGCAGAAGTTCAAATTACTAAAAGCTATCCTGGTTTCACAGTATCAGATACAGAAACAGTTACAAATATTGCTAAAGCTAGCGCAGTCTCATTAGGATTAAACCCTAAAACAACAGTTGGAGGCGGTGGCTCAGACGGTAATATAATCAATGGTTTAGGTATACCTACAGTAATCTTAGGTGTGGGATATGAGCATATTCATACAACAAATGAACGTATGCCAATTGAGTCGTTAAATCTGTTGGCAGAACAGCTTTTAAAAATCGTAGAAATTATTACAAAAAAATCTGAAAACTGA
- the gndA gene encoding NADP-dependent phosphogluconate dehydrogenase, with translation MAQQIGVVGLAVMGKNLAWNIESRGYNVSVFNRSSEKTDEMVKESEGKNIHPTYSIEEFVNSLEKPRKILLMVKAGPATDATIESLLPLLDNDDILIDGGNTNYQDTIRRNKALAESGVNFIGMGVSGGEVGALTGPSLMPGGQQEAFDKVSDILEAISAKAKDGASCVAYIGPNGAGHYVKMVHNGIEYADMQLIAESYAMMKDLLGMSHEEISKTFKDWNAGELSSYLIEITGDIFTKLDDETNGPLVEKILDTAGQKGTGKWTSINALELGIPLTIITESVFARFISSIKEERVNASKQLNGPSSKFEGNKEEFLEKIRKALYMSKICSYAQGFAQMRKASDDNEWNLKLGELAMIWREGCIIRAQFLQKIKEAYDNDTELNNLLLDPYFKDIVTNYQDALRDVVATGVQNGVPTPGFSASINYYDSYRSEDLPANLIQAQRDYFGAHTYERKDREGVFHTQWIEE, from the coding sequence ATGGCACAACAAATTGGTGTAGTAGGTTTAGCTGTAATGGGCAAGAACCTTGCTTGGAATATCGAATCACGTGGATATAACGTTTCAGTCTTTAACCGTTCTTCTGAAAAAACAGATGAAATGGTTAAAGAATCTGAAGGGAAGAATATCCATCCAACATACTCTATTGAGGAGTTTGTAAATTCTTTAGAAAAACCCCGCAAGATTTTATTAATGGTAAAAGCAGGTCCTGCAACGGATGCTACAATAGAAAGCTTATTACCATTATTAGATAATGATGATATCTTAATCGATGGTGGTAACACTAATTATCAAGATACAATCAGACGTAATAAAGCGTTAGCTGAAAGTGGTGTTAACTTTATCGGCATGGGTGTATCAGGTGGAGAAGTTGGTGCCTTAACTGGACCTTCATTAATGCCAGGTGGACAACAAGAAGCTTTCGATAAAGTAAGCGATATATTAGAAGCTATTTCAGCTAAGGCTAAAGATGGCGCTTCATGTGTAGCTTATATCGGTCCAAACGGTGCTGGTCACTATGTAAAAATGGTGCATAACGGTATCGAATATGCGGATATGCAATTAATTGCAGAAAGTTACGCTATGATGAAAGATTTACTTGGTATGTCTCATGAAGAAATATCTAAAACTTTTAAAGATTGGAACGCTGGTGAACTTTCAAGTTACCTAATTGAAATAACTGGTGATATCTTCACTAAATTGGATGATGAAACAAATGGTCCTTTAGTTGAAAAGATTTTAGATACTGCTGGACAAAAAGGTACAGGTAAATGGACTTCAATTAACGCTTTAGAATTAGGTATTCCATTAACAATTATTACTGAATCTGTATTTGCTCGTTTTATCTCATCAATTAAAGAAGAACGTGTAAATGCTTCAAAACAATTAAATGGACCATCTTCTAAATTCGAAGGTAATAAAGAAGAATTCTTAGAAAAAATTCGCAAAGCACTTTACATGAGTAAAATATGTTCATATGCACAAGGTTTTGCTCAAATGAGAAAAGCTAGCGATGACAATGAATGGAATTTAAAACTTGGAGAATTAGCAATGATTTGGCGTGAAGGTTGTATTATTCGTGCGCAATTCTTACAAAAAATTAAAGAAGCGTATGACAATGATACTGAATTAAACAATCTATTATTAGATCCTTACTTCAAAGATATCGTTACAAATTACCAAGATGCGTTACGTGATGTAGTGGCAACTGGCGTACAAAATGGTGTACCAACACCTGGTTTCTCTGCAAGTATCAATTATTATGATAGTTATCGTTCAGAGGACTTACCAGCAAACTTAATCCAAGCGCAACGCGATTATTTTGGCGCTCATACTTATGAACGTAAAGATCGTGAAGGCGTATTCCACACGCAATGGATTGAAGAATAA
- a CDS encoding glycoside hydrolase family 13 protein, with protein MNKKWWKEAVAYQVYPRSFNDSNDDGIGDLQGVIEKLDYIEALGIDIIWLSPMYQSPNDDNGYDISDYQAIMSEFGTMDDFDQLLEGIHQRGMKLILDLVVNHTSDEHPWFIESKSNKNNPKRDWYIWQDPKEDGSEPNNWESIFNGSTWEYDAQTEQYYFHLFSKKQPDLNWSNPDVREAIYKMMNWWFEKGIDGFRVDAITHIKKTFEAGDLPVPEGKTYAPAFDVDMNQPGIQTWLQEMKDKSLSKYDIMTVGEANGVTPNNAEAWVGEEKGKFNMIFQFEHLGLWNTEDVQFDVRAYKAVLNAWQNNLEDIGWNALFIENHDQPRRVSTWGDDKNFWYESATSHALVYFLQKGTPFIYQGQEIGMTNYPFKNIETFNDVAVVNEYNIVKDQHGDVNALLEKHKMENRDNSRTPMQWDDSSFAGFSKHEPWFPVNPNYRKINVAAQQQNPNSILNFYKSMIQVKKTHDILTYGSFTLVDEENERVFAYLREFNDERMLIVGNLTDQTATLNLPETFIFSSNCVLLHNYNDRIIHVNELRPFEAFIVTL; from the coding sequence ATGAATAAAAAATGGTGGAAAGAAGCAGTAGCATATCAAGTTTATCCTCGTAGTTTTAATGATTCCAATGATGATGGTATTGGCGATCTACAAGGTGTTATTGAAAAGTTAGATTATATCGAAGCATTAGGTATTGATATTATTTGGCTTAGCCCTATGTACCAATCACCTAACGATGACAATGGATATGATATTAGTGATTATCAGGCCATCATGTCAGAATTTGGTACTATGGATGACTTTGACCAATTATTAGAAGGTATTCATCAAAGAGGGATGAAGTTAATACTAGACTTAGTTGTAAATCATACGTCTGATGAACATCCATGGTTTATAGAATCTAAATCTAATAAAAATAATCCTAAAAGAGATTGGTATATATGGCAAGATCCAAAAGAAGATGGTTCAGAACCCAATAATTGGGAAAGTATATTTAATGGTTCAACATGGGAATACGATGCACAAACAGAACAATATTATTTCCATCTATTTAGTAAAAAACAACCTGATTTAAATTGGTCTAACCCTGATGTAAGAGAAGCAATATATAAAATGATGAACTGGTGGTTCGAGAAAGGTATAGATGGTTTTAGAGTTGATGCTATTACGCATATTAAAAAAACATTTGAAGCTGGTGACCTACCTGTGCCTGAAGGGAAAACATATGCACCTGCATTTGACGTAGATATGAATCAACCCGGCATTCAAACGTGGCTTCAAGAAATGAAAGATAAATCATTAAGTAAATATGACATTATGACTGTAGGTGAAGCTAATGGTGTGACGCCTAACAATGCCGAAGCATGGGTAGGCGAAGAAAAAGGAAAATTTAATATGATTTTCCAATTTGAACACTTAGGATTATGGAATACTGAGGATGTGCAATTTGATGTTAGAGCATACAAAGCAGTTTTGAATGCTTGGCAAAACAATTTAGAAGACATAGGGTGGAATGCTCTGTTTATTGAAAACCACGATCAACCTCGTCGCGTTTCAACGTGGGGGGATGATAAAAATTTTTGGTATGAATCTGCTACAAGTCATGCCTTAGTTTATTTCTTGCAAAAGGGGACTCCCTTTATTTATCAAGGACAAGAGATCGGTATGACAAACTATCCTTTCAAAAATATAGAAACATTTAATGATGTTGCAGTAGTTAATGAATATAATATTGTTAAGGATCAACACGGGGATGTTAATGCATTATTAGAAAAACATAAAATGGAAAACAGAGATAATTCACGCACACCCATGCAATGGGATGATAGTTCATTCGCTGGATTTTCTAAGCATGAACCATGGTTTCCAGTTAACCCAAACTATAGAAAGATAAATGTAGCAGCACAACAACAAAATCCAAATTCAATTTTAAATTTTTATAAATCCATGATACAAGTCAAAAAAACGCATGATATCTTAACGTATGGTTCTTTTACACTTGTCGATGAAGAAAATGAGCGCGTCTTTGCTTACTTAAGAGAATTCAATGATGAACGCATGTTAATAGTAGGTAATTTAACAGACCAAACAGCAACTCTCAACTTACCGGAAACATTCATTTTTTCATCAAACTGCGTATTGCTTCATAATTATAACGATAGAATTATTCATGTAAATGAACTAAGGCCGTTTGAAGCCTTTATAGTGACTTTGTAA
- a CDS encoding LacI family DNA-binding transcriptional regulator: MVTIKDVAKAANVAPSTVSRVMSDNPHISKKTKIKVKAAMEQLEYQPNNAARTLVTKQSNTIGIIQKSGHNEIKQNPFMIDVLIGIYNKCKACNYATISTTSEAYEDLQNEVDRMINYHSLDGFILLYSKQNDEIENILIEQEIPYVVIGKALGNNKAIHIDNDNVKASRELTQSLIESRHSNILFVAEKGDYEVVNDRIEGFKDIVQQNDIISNIIHFEMQRDDILAYFKKLCSDNQLPTAIITSDTMLNHMVLSVLYELKIKIPDDLHTATFNDSYLNEFASPPQTAVNINPKLLGEVAGASVIDLIQGQPIKQYNRFIKTNIVHRISTKNRMKEICDE, encoded by the coding sequence GTGGTTACAATTAAAGATGTTGCAAAAGCTGCCAACGTAGCTCCATCAACTGTTTCACGTGTAATGAGTGATAATCCTCATATAAGTAAGAAGACTAAAATTAAGGTTAAAGCTGCTATGGAACAATTAGAATATCAACCCAATAATGCGGCTAGGACTTTAGTTACAAAACAGTCCAATACAATAGGCATTATACAAAAAAGTGGACATAATGAAATAAAACAAAACCCATTTATGATTGATGTGCTTATTGGAATTTACAATAAATGTAAAGCGTGTAACTATGCGACAATATCTACGACTAGCGAAGCTTATGAAGATTTGCAAAATGAAGTTGATCGTATGATTAATTATCATTCTTTAGATGGGTTTATATTATTATATTCTAAACAAAACGATGAGATTGAAAATATTCTTATCGAACAAGAAATCCCCTATGTTGTAATAGGTAAAGCACTTGGAAACAATAAAGCAATACATATTGATAATGATAATGTAAAGGCTTCAAGAGAGCTTACACAATCGTTAATTGAGTCTAGGCATTCAAATATACTATTTGTCGCTGAAAAAGGCGATTATGAGGTTGTGAATGATCGTATAGAGGGATTTAAAGATATTGTTCAGCAAAATGACATTATTTCAAATATTATTCATTTTGAAATGCAACGCGATGATATACTGGCATATTTTAAAAAATTGTGCAGCGATAACCAGTTGCCAACTGCTATAATCACATCTGATACGATGCTGAACCATATGGTATTAAGTGTGTTATACGAATTAAAAATCAAAATACCAGATGATCTCCATACAGCGACGTTTAATGATTCTTATTTAAATGAATTTGCTTCTCCTCCTCAAACTGCTGTGAATATTAATCCTAAGCTATTAGGGGAAGTGGCCGGGGCATCAGTTATTGATCTTATACAAGGACAACCTATAAAACAATATAATAGATTCATAAAAACAAATATAGTTCATCGAATTTCTACAAAAAATCGAATGAAGGAGATATGTGATGAATAA